A window from Mya arenaria isolate MELC-2E11 chromosome 9, ASM2691426v1 encodes these proteins:
- the LOC128245744 gene encoding activating transcription factor 3-like, with product MEEQQTQVVPSVVPTVVSGLFDNSESDENTDYSTSDNVGHSSTINAIDIRSDESSVKSDGKYFNYNGACGYTNTSYTSDVILSDSNSEDVDDVSRRQLQENELTRFIKEELKYSIQTKRLKEGKQELKVEFSPPPEDVLTPEEEERVVKRRVQNRMAARRFRDKQKDRAHTLQKECHRQESIQTMLRYELAQVRKERDEFRQALDQHMAVCPLQFPARFYASSSNS from the exons GAAGAACAGCAAACGCAGGTTGTTCCGTCAGTGGTACCCACCGTTGTTAGTGGATTATTTGATAATTCGGAGTCAGATGAAAATACTGATTATTCAACGTCAGATAATGTTGGACATAGCAGCACAATAAACGCAATTGACATCAGATCTGACGAAAGTTCTGTGAAAAGTGACGGAAAATACTTCAATTATAATGGTGCATGTGgatatacaaatacaagttaTACTTCTGACGTCATTTTGTCAGATTCGAACAGTGAGGACGTTGATGACGTCTCGCGACGCCAGCTTCAAGAAAACGAATTGACGAGGTTTATAAAAGAGGAACTGAAATATTCCATTCAGACAAAACGGCTAAAGGAAGGAAAGCAGGAATTGAAAGTGGAATTTAGCCCTCCACCGGAAGATGTG CTTACACCGGAAGAGGAAGAGCGTGTGGTAAAACGGCGCGTGCAGAATAGAATGGCCGCACGCCGCTTCAGGGACAAACAGAAAGACAGAGCCCACACTTTGCAGAAG GAGTGTCATCGGCAAGAAAGCATTCAGACGATGTTGAGGTACGAACTGGCGCAGGTTCGAAAGGAAAGAGACGAATTCCGCCAGGCGCTTGATCAACACATGGCCGTCTGCCCGCTACAGTTTCCCGCGCGTTTCTATGCTTCATCTTCGAACTCTTGA